In one window of Nesterenkonia sandarakina DNA:
- the phnC gene encoding phosphonate ABC transporter ATP-binding protein produces MSVRDLSGQPPIIEVSDLAKRFINGTQALSGINFQVNAGETVVLLGANGSGKSTLQKCLTKLVEPTSGSVRVLDTEITTAGTREITALRRQVGVVFQRINLVRELSVMTNVIHGSLGRVGSPRNWFAGTARKDQREEAMEALDRVGLAHVAQRRADELSGGQQQRVAIARMLMQQPRVVLADEPVAALDPRAGRSVMDLLWEITEERGLTLLCTLHQLELARAYGHRVIALRDGAMDMDTVMSKVADEQLQGLYTTEDQGDSPSHEVFEGAA; encoded by the coding sequence ATGTCGGTGCGCGACCTCTCCGGACAGCCTCCGATCATCGAGGTCTCGGATCTGGCGAAGCGGTTCATCAACGGCACACAGGCCCTGAGCGGGATCAACTTCCAGGTCAACGCAGGTGAGACGGTGGTGCTCCTCGGAGCCAACGGTTCGGGCAAGTCGACCCTGCAGAAGTGCCTGACCAAGCTGGTCGAACCCACGTCCGGTTCAGTACGGGTTCTCGACACAGAGATCACCACTGCCGGGACTCGCGAGATCACCGCACTGCGGCGCCAGGTCGGAGTGGTGTTCCAAAGGATCAACCTGGTGCGGGAACTTTCGGTGATGACCAACGTCATCCACGGATCGCTGGGACGGGTGGGCAGCCCGCGGAACTGGTTCGCCGGGACCGCCCGGAAAGATCAGCGCGAGGAAGCCATGGAGGCCCTGGATCGTGTAGGGCTGGCACATGTGGCGCAGCGCCGGGCTGACGAGCTCTCCGGAGGTCAGCAGCAACGCGTCGCCATCGCGCGCATGCTCATGCAGCAGCCCAGGGTGGTTCTCGCTGATGAGCCTGTGGCGGCCCTGGACCCCAGGGCCGGGAGGTCGGTCATGGACCTTCTGTGGGAAATCACCGAGGAGCGAGGTCTGACCCTGCTCTGCACTCTGCACCAGTTAGAACTTGCCCGAGCCTACGGCCACCGGGTGATCGCCCTTCGCGACGGGGCCATGGATATGGACACCGTGATGTCCAAGGTGGCGGATGAACAGCTCCAGGGGCTCTACACCACCGAGGACCAGGGGGACTCTCCGTCTCACGAGGTCTTTGAAGGAGCCGCGTGA
- a CDS encoding PhnD/SsuA/transferrin family substrate-binding protein: MTSAVSLLALAGLALAACSSEPDAAASEPSGEGQEACGTEPLRFSDTGVEGLEVLQVEFEDFRAALEEATELEIEFQPMSSRTAAATALEFDDLDVLLTGPAEYVVLKHDADALPIVGVTRENYQAAIFTRTDSDAESVEDLAGGQIITKEVGSTSGHLGPLEMLDSAGLDPTLGDIEVIPLADTQLEAFAGGDGDALGSGISDFEELQDMMGEDQVQMLEEGPDLPNDLFVARTGLGEECADYLKASLLENQEVLLEAIVGTGENDKYIGSEFVDAQDGDYDPVRRSFEAAGYSDYSQLPDENEPAEADDDVEED; the protein is encoded by the coding sequence GTGACGTCCGCTGTCTCACTCCTTGCTCTTGCCGGGCTGGCGCTGGCTGCGTGCAGCAGCGAACCAGACGCCGCCGCCTCAGAACCATCGGGGGAGGGGCAGGAGGCATGCGGGACCGAGCCGCTGCGCTTCTCCGACACCGGGGTGGAGGGTCTGGAGGTCCTGCAGGTGGAGTTCGAGGACTTCCGGGCAGCCTTGGAGGAGGCAACAGAGCTGGAGATCGAGTTCCAGCCCATGTCCTCGCGGACCGCTGCGGCCACCGCGCTGGAGTTCGACGACCTCGACGTGCTGCTGACCGGGCCCGCGGAGTATGTGGTGCTCAAGCACGACGCGGACGCGCTGCCCATCGTGGGTGTCACCCGGGAGAACTACCAGGCAGCGATCTTCACCCGCACAGACTCCGACGCCGAGTCCGTCGAGGATCTCGCCGGCGGGCAGATCATCACCAAGGAGGTCGGGTCGACCTCGGGGCACCTTGGCCCGCTGGAAATGCTGGACTCTGCCGGCCTTGACCCGACGCTGGGTGACATCGAGGTCATTCCGCTGGCTGACACCCAGCTCGAAGCGTTTGCCGGCGGCGACGGGGACGCCCTCGGCAGCGGCATCTCCGACTTCGAAGAACTCCAGGACATGATGGGCGAAGATCAGGTCCAGATGCTCGAGGAGGGACCGGATCTTCCCAATGATCTCTTCGTTGCTCGCACCGGACTCGGCGAGGAGTGCGCTGACTACCTCAAGGCGTCCTTGCTGGAGAACCAGGAGGTGCTCCTGGAGGCCATCGTGGGGACCGGGGAGAACGATAAGTACATCGGCTCCGAGTTCGTCGATGCGCAGGATGGAGACTACGACCCGGTGCGCCGTTCCTTCGAGGCTGCCGGGTACTCCGACTACTCGCAGCTGCCTGACGAGAATGAACCAGCTGAAGCAGACGACGACGTCGAAGAAGACTGA
- a CDS encoding YunG family protein, translated as MNHTLLEVEHAFRNAWGADTTCLAPGSLPEWSPDNPSHGQCGPTALVLQDLFGGDLLLADVSAGVGGVSSVHYWNRLQGGLEVDLTRDQFASSHTVGEPRVVVRPAEGPRAHRSEYQLLRRRVFAALGLGKRHDGAETVA; from the coding sequence ATGAATCACACGCTCCTGGAAGTGGAACACGCGTTCCGAAACGCCTGGGGTGCCGACACCACATGCCTGGCCCCTGGAAGCCTTCCCGAGTGGAGCCCTGATAACCCCTCGCATGGGCAGTGCGGACCGACGGCTCTCGTCCTCCAGGACCTCTTCGGTGGCGATCTGCTTCTCGCAGACGTCAGCGCCGGCGTGGGTGGAGTGAGCTCGGTCCATTACTGGAACCGGCTTCAAGGTGGCCTCGAGGTCGACCTCACTCGGGATCAATTCGCGAGCAGCCACACCGTGGGGGAACCGCGTGTCGTCGTCCGGCCGGCGGAGGGTCCACGCGCGCACCGCAGCGAGTACCAGCTTCTGCGCCGCCGGGTATTCGCGGCCTTAGGGCTTGGGAAACGGCACGACGGCGCAGAGACCGTCGCCTGA
- a CDS encoding phosphotransferase family protein, whose translation MRIDYVEPDREVVIELVEQLLHDSGHRSAPERWQWIHVGSSSLVVLADQVAVRIGRDDESARQMQRSQRLVDRLPRLSFEVPRSLVAPRTHAGVTGVAVIRIPGEPHPPGPADPHVLRALLDEVHAVPLDDLRPFLAPARAFYGGDSWREVLREQVVPLFPESARAQAQNRLDALESLHALAASHQTFNHSDLAGMNIHWRSGRVVGVLDWDLASEDDPAEDLASLANWHGWDLITELAETPTVRRAEVYRDAFPLMIVGFAVLRERPESEVERTLERATAKLLR comes from the coding sequence ATGCGAATCGACTACGTGGAGCCCGACCGTGAAGTGGTCATCGAGCTTGTAGAACAGCTCCTCCATGACTCTGGCCACCGCTCGGCCCCGGAACGGTGGCAATGGATCCACGTCGGATCATCGTCTCTCGTGGTGCTCGCTGACCAGGTCGCGGTGAGAATCGGGCGCGATGACGAATCGGCCCGGCAGATGCAGCGGAGCCAGCGGCTCGTGGACAGACTCCCTCGATTGAGCTTCGAGGTCCCGCGCTCGCTGGTGGCCCCACGCACCCACGCCGGTGTCACCGGAGTCGCGGTGATCCGGATCCCCGGAGAGCCCCACCCACCTGGGCCGGCGGACCCGCACGTGTTGCGAGCACTTCTCGATGAGGTTCACGCCGTTCCGCTCGACGACCTGAGACCGTTCCTGGCGCCGGCCCGCGCGTTCTATGGCGGAGACTCCTGGCGCGAGGTGTTGCGTGAGCAGGTTGTTCCGCTCTTTCCAGAGTCCGCGCGTGCACAGGCGCAGAACAGACTCGACGCACTGGAATCGCTTCATGCGCTGGCCGCATCACACCAGACTTTCAACCACAGCGACCTTGCCGGGATGAACATCCATTGGCGGTCCGGGAGAGTGGTCGGCGTCCTCGACTGGGACCTGGCCAGTGAGGATGACCCGGCTGAAGACCTTGCCAGCCTGGCGAACTGGCACGGCTGGGACCTGATCACGGAACTGGCCGAGACCCCGACGGTCCGCCGCGCCGAGGTCTACCGGGACGCGTTCCCACTCATGATCGTCGGCTTCGCGGTCTTGCGCGAGCGTCCAGAATCTGAGGTCGAAAGAACCTTGGAGCGTGCCACTGCCAAACTACTCCGGTGA
- a CDS encoding SDR family oxidoreductase: MSIVVTGATGHLGRQIIEQLLARGATASDILAGGRNAAALQDLAALGVRTARIDYEDPATLDAAFADAEKILLISGSEVGRRVPQHAAVIDAARKVDATLVYTSAPGATTSTLVLAPEHKATEELLDASGLTHTVLRNSWYTENYDETIQQAITTGALLTSTGDGRIASAPRRDYAEAAAVVLLSEDHDGAVLELSGDHPWNFEELAATITEVSGREVRVDQLSTEDHLAALLSFGLDEGTAGFVTALDANIRDGLLAGADGTLSRLLGRPTTTLHQHVRTLLAE; encoded by the coding sequence ATGAGCATCGTCGTCACCGGAGCCACCGGTCATCTTGGCCGCCAGATCATCGAGCAGCTCCTCGCCCGAGGGGCCACAGCCTCGGACATCCTCGCGGGAGGTCGCAACGCTGCCGCGCTGCAGGATCTCGCCGCCTTAGGAGTGCGCACCGCGCGGATCGACTACGAAGATCCCGCCACACTCGACGCCGCCTTCGCCGATGCCGAGAAGATCCTGCTCATCTCCGGAAGCGAGGTCGGCCGGCGCGTCCCCCAGCACGCCGCGGTCATCGACGCCGCCAGAAAGGTCGACGCGACACTGGTCTACACCAGCGCCCCTGGTGCGACCACCTCCACCCTGGTGCTCGCACCAGAACACAAAGCCACCGAGGAGCTCCTCGACGCCTCCGGACTGACCCACACCGTGCTGCGCAACAGCTGGTACACCGAGAACTACGACGAGACCATCCAGCAGGCAATCACCACCGGCGCCCTGCTCACCAGCACCGGGGACGGCAGGATCGCCAGCGCCCCTCGCCGGGACTACGCGGAGGCAGCCGCCGTGGTGCTGCTCTCTGAGGATCACGACGGCGCCGTCCTCGAGCTCAGCGGAGATCACCCCTGGAACTTCGAAGAGCTGGCAGCGACCATCACCGAGGTCTCCGGACGCGAAGTCCGCGTGGATCAGCTCTCCACCGAGGACCACCTCGCCGCCCTGCTGAGCTTCGGCCTGGACGAGGGCACCGCAGGCTTCGTCACGGCCCTGGACGCGAACATCAGGGACGGCCTGCTCGCCGGTGCCGACGGGACCCTGTCACGCCTGCTGGGGCGCCCGACGACGACGCTGCACCAGCACGTGCGCACGCTGCTCGCAGAATGA
- a CDS encoding mycothiol transferase, which translates to MNSIELLHDIARRPLEQAQHLRPALTAQALNAHPHHDNSIAWLLWHSAREIDEQLAGLSGEPTVWTAQGFAARFALDLDEHEMGFGHTGTDARRIQASDPDLLLEHLRAVVAAQLAYQETLSETDLDEVIDAGWNPPVTRAARLISISLDAVAHIAQAAYITGMDPAGFEEPQPREQPS; encoded by the coding sequence ATGAACAGCATCGAGCTTCTCCACGACATCGCGCGCCGTCCGTTGGAGCAGGCGCAGCATCTGCGTCCGGCGCTGACCGCGCAGGCGCTCAACGCCCACCCGCATCATGACAACTCCATCGCCTGGCTGCTCTGGCACTCGGCGCGAGAGATCGATGAGCAGCTCGCCGGCCTCTCCGGAGAGCCGACGGTCTGGACGGCCCAAGGCTTCGCCGCACGGTTCGCCCTGGACCTGGACGAGCACGAGATGGGGTTCGGCCACACCGGCACCGACGCGCGGAGAATCCAGGCCAGCGATCCGGACCTGCTCCTGGAACATCTGCGCGCCGTCGTCGCTGCCCAGCTCGCCTACCAGGAGACCCTGAGCGAAACCGACCTCGATGAGGTGATCGACGCCGGATGGAACCCACCGGTGACCCGGGCGGCCCGGTTGATCAGCATCTCGCTGGACGCCGTGGCGCACATCGCTCAGGCCGCCTACATCACCGGGATGGATCCTGCCGGGTTCGAGGAGCCCCAGCCCCGGGAGCAGCCGAGCTAG
- a CDS encoding acyltransferase family protein has translation MTPDSVQPARDATIDIAKALAIILIVLGHVWRALEPAGLVEDPLLTQVDSVLYMSHLAVFAFLAGLFVASGMRRDGAWRYAAARSVTFLWLYTLWSTLQLGMKIALGSAVNDPVHPAELLRIWEPKEQFWFFGWITLMMLLAAASRPWRSPRAAVLTLSLAGLGSAVVWGLNWRVLGGEGLALSVFFFLGVVLTGRRLLGWVQRARVGQAVLLVLLAGSVWLFLGSTLLATPPTAYGGSRTVPSIALGVLASSAGVLTIVAVALLLARVGSRTRWLARIGELSLVIFVAHVFFTASARIALSLLGVDALVAHVVLPTLCGVIGPLLVYASAQRLGQDWLFEAPAWLRHRLRSARRASSSAAPGAGAPRTRQDPSR, from the coding sequence GTGACGCCAGACTCTGTGCAGCCGGCGCGGGATGCCACGATCGACATCGCTAAGGCGCTGGCGATAATCCTGATTGTTCTCGGCCACGTATGGCGTGCCCTGGAACCGGCGGGGTTGGTGGAGGACCCGCTGCTGACCCAGGTGGACTCGGTGCTGTACATGTCTCACCTCGCCGTCTTCGCGTTTCTGGCGGGCCTCTTCGTCGCCTCGGGGATGCGTCGAGACGGAGCGTGGCGCTACGCCGCGGCCCGCTCGGTGACCTTCCTGTGGCTCTATACGCTGTGGTCCACGCTGCAGCTGGGGATGAAGATCGCTCTGGGCTCGGCGGTGAATGATCCGGTGCATCCGGCCGAGCTGCTGCGGATCTGGGAGCCGAAGGAGCAGTTCTGGTTCTTCGGCTGGATCACCCTGATGATGCTGCTCGCCGCCGCCTCGAGACCCTGGCGCAGCCCGCGGGCCGCCGTATTGACGCTGAGCCTGGCGGGCCTGGGATCCGCCGTGGTGTGGGGGCTGAACTGGAGGGTGCTCGGTGGTGAGGGGCTCGCGCTGAGCGTGTTCTTCTTCCTCGGCGTGGTGCTCACCGGCAGGCGCCTGCTCGGCTGGGTCCAGCGCGCCAGGGTCGGCCAAGCGGTGCTGCTGGTGCTCCTCGCCGGGTCGGTGTGGCTGTTCCTGGGGTCCACGCTGCTGGCCACCCCGCCCACGGCCTATGGCGGCAGCCGCACGGTGCCCAGCATCGCACTCGGTGTCCTCGCCTCGAGCGCTGGGGTGCTCACCATCGTGGCGGTGGCGCTGCTGCTGGCCCGGGTGGGGAGCAGGACCCGCTGGCTTGCCCGGATCGGGGAGCTCTCCCTGGTGATCTTCGTGGCTCACGTCTTCTTCACCGCGAGCGCGCGGATCGCGCTGAGCCTGCTGGGGGTCGATGCCCTGGTCGCCCATGTGGTCCTGCCGACGCTGTGCGGGGTGATCGGCCCGCTGCTGGTCTACGCCTCGGCCCAAAGGCTGGGTCAGGACTGGCTGTTCGAGGCTCCGGCGTGGTTGCGTCACCGCCTCCGGTCGGCGCGGAGAGCTTCTAGCTCGGCTGCTCCCGGGGCTGGGGCTCCTCGAACCCGGCAGGATCCATCCCGGTGA
- a CDS encoding type III polyketide synthase, whose product MSARIVSIGTALPATSVPQHQLRAFFADQPDTTRLTQRLIGAAFDAAGIENRHTVLTGLGGAEDGVFVGEGARLLSPTTGTRNELYRHSAPELAADASRSALTEAEVDADQITHVVTVSCTGFFAPGLDFRLIRDLGLPETVARSHLGFMGCAAALPALRSATQITAADPDAVVLVACVELCSLHIRDTADSEQIVAASVFADGAAAAVITARQDLGLPGGLDLERFATALTDQGESDMVWTIGDRGFNMRLSAEVPRIIGREIRAAVDRFLGADSAPARWAVHPGGRSVLDRVEAGLELEASALNASRAVLRDHGNMSSATILFILRQLLADPSVSGRIAALAFGPGLTVESALLSKTR is encoded by the coding sequence ATGTCCGCGCGCATCGTCTCCATCGGCACGGCCCTGCCGGCCACCTCGGTGCCGCAGCACCAGCTGCGCGCCTTCTTCGCCGATCAGCCCGACACCACCCGGCTGACCCAGCGGCTCATCGGAGCAGCGTTCGACGCCGCCGGCATCGAGAACCGCCACACCGTGCTCACCGGTCTGGGCGGCGCCGAGGACGGGGTGTTTGTCGGCGAGGGTGCCCGGCTGCTCTCCCCCACCACCGGCACCCGCAATGAGCTCTACCGGCACAGCGCACCGGAACTGGCGGCCGACGCCTCCCGGTCCGCGCTGACCGAGGCGGAGGTCGACGCCGACCAGATCACGCACGTGGTCACCGTCTCCTGCACCGGGTTCTTCGCCCCCGGCTTGGACTTCCGCCTGATCCGCGACCTCGGCCTGCCTGAGACCGTGGCACGCAGCCACCTGGGATTCATGGGCTGCGCCGCGGCGCTGCCAGCCCTGCGCAGCGCCACGCAGATCACCGCCGCGGATCCGGACGCCGTGGTGCTCGTGGCCTGTGTGGAACTCTGCTCGCTGCATATCCGCGACACCGCAGACTCCGAGCAGATCGTCGCCGCCTCGGTCTTCGCCGACGGGGCCGCCGCAGCAGTGATCACCGCCAGGCAGGACCTCGGTCTCCCCGGGGGCCTCGATCTGGAGCGCTTCGCCACCGCCCTGACTGACCAGGGGGAGTCCGATATGGTCTGGACCATCGGAGACCGCGGGTTCAACATGCGGCTCTCCGCGGAGGTGCCTCGGATCATCGGCCGGGAGATCCGCGCCGCCGTGGACCGCTTCCTCGGCGCAGATTCGGCGCCGGCCCGCTGGGCGGTCCACCCGGGAGGACGCAGCGTGTTGGACCGGGTGGAGGCCGGGCTGGAGCTTGAGGCCTCTGCGCTGAATGCCTCTCGAGCGGTGCTGCGCGACCACGGCAACATGTCCAGCGCCACGATCCTGTTCATCCTGCGCCAGCTCCTCGCCGATCCCTCGGTGAGCGGGCGGATCGCGGCGCTGGCCTTCGGGCCCGGTCTCACCGTGGAATCGGCCCTGCTGAGCAAGACCCGGTGA
- a CDS encoding methyltransferase domain-containing protein, whose product MSRVNLSLRDEQLRELMDDPDCDPVRLEATLRRFHRVNRLISGWDQVYRRRLRPLLTGLHRPARVLDLGSGGGDVVTRLAHLAWRDGLQVHWTGADPDPRAHAAALGAQEQHTQDQLPEEQRVEESAQVRFLCADADALLRQGESFDVVISNHVLHHLDAPGLLDFSHASRQLCTGTVLHSDIARSRLAYSLYAVGITPLAPGTFLRTDGLRSIRRSYRREELSAALGAEWTVTSPAAFRLIAEAPGLG is encoded by the coding sequence GTGAGCCGGGTCAACCTCTCCCTCCGCGATGAGCAGCTGCGTGAGCTCATGGATGACCCCGACTGTGACCCGGTGCGGCTGGAGGCGACGCTGCGCCGCTTCCACCGGGTCAACCGGCTGATCTCCGGCTGGGACCAGGTCTACCGGCGCCGGCTGCGCCCGCTGCTGACCGGTCTTCACCGGCCGGCCCGGGTGCTGGACCTCGGCTCCGGCGGCGGGGACGTGGTCACCCGGCTGGCCCACCTGGCCTGGCGTGACGGCCTGCAGGTCCACTGGACCGGCGCCGATCCGGATCCACGGGCGCACGCCGCCGCCCTGGGCGCGCAAGAGCAGCACACGCAGGACCAGCTCCCTGAAGAGCAGCGCGTCGAGGAGTCTGCGCAGGTCAGGTTCCTGTGCGCGGACGCGGACGCGCTGCTGCGGCAGGGCGAGAGCTTCGACGTCGTCATCTCCAACCACGTGCTGCACCACCTGGACGCCCCGGGCCTGCTCGACTTCAGCCATGCCTCGCGGCAGCTGTGCACAGGCACCGTGCTGCACAGCGACATCGCCCGCAGCCGGCTGGCCTACAGCCTCTACGCCGTCGGGATCACCCCGCTCGCGCCCGGGACGTTCCTGCGCACCGACGGGCTGCGCTCGATCCGGCGCAGCTACCGGCGCGAAGAGCTCTCCGCCGCGCTGGGCGCCGAGTGGACCGTGACCTCCCCCGCCGCGTTCCGGCTGATCGCGGAAGCGCCCGGTCTTGGCTGA